The nucleotide sequence AATCCAATTTCATCAGCGCATCAATGGTTTTCGGAGACGGCTGATAAATATCAATAATCCGGCGATGGGTACGGGTTTCAAAATGCTCACGGGAATCTTTATCAACGTGGGGGGACCGCAGAACGCAATATATCTTCCGGCGAGTTGGAAGCGGAATTGGCCCGACTGCTGAAGCACCTGTCCGCTTGGCTGTGTCCACAATCCGGTCGCAGGATGTATCGAGTAAACGATGATCAAAGGCCTTCAAACGAATGCGAATCTTTTGCTGCTGTAACGTAGCCATGTAAACTCCTTAAATTTTCAAGGTTCAAAAGCAACCAAAACTAAAGCCGCCAGGCCCCAAAGCAGAGAACTGACGGCCAAAGTTCACTTAACTATTTGACGATTTTGGATACAACACCCGCGCCAATGGTTCGGCCGCCCTCCCGAATGGCAAAGCGCATCCCCTGTTCAATGGCGATGGGGTTGATCAACTCCACATTGACCTTAATCCGGTCGCCGGGCATGACCATTTCGACATTTTCACCTTCATCACTGGTAAAAGAAGTAATGGTTCCGGTAACATCCGTTGTCCGCACATAGAACTGAGGCCGATAGCCTGCGAAGAAGGGAGTTTTCCGGCCGCCTTCTTTTTCAGTCAGAACATAAACTTCCCCTTCAAATTCGGTATGGGGAGTAATCGAACCGGGTTTGGCAATCACCATCCCCCGTTGGATATCTTCTTTTTTCAGACCCCGAAGCAAGAGACCCGCGTTATCACCCGCCATCCCTTCATCCAAGCTCTTCTTGAACATCTCAATCCCGGTCACGGTAGTGCTGCGGGTATCCCGAATCCCGACCAATTCCACAGTGTCGTTAACCTTGACCTTACCCCGCTCAATCCGACCGGTGGCCACGGTACCCCGACCAGTAATCGAGAACACATCTTCCACCGCCATCAAGAAGGGCTTGTCGATATCACGGGTCGGCGTGGGGATAAAGCTGTCAACAGCATCCATCAGTTCATAGATTTTATCGACAAATTCGTTCTCGCCCCGGGCGGTTTTCGGGCTGGCGGTCATCGCTTCTAAAGCTTTCAAACCAGAACCTTTGATGATCGGTAAATCATCGCCAGGGAAATCATATTCGGTCAGCAACTCCCGCAGTTCCAACTCCACCAATTCCAAGAGTTCTTCGTCATCCACTTGATCCACTTTGTTCAAGAAGACGACAATGCTGGGTACACCCACCTGCCGGGCCAAAAGAATATGCTCTTTAGTCTGGGGCATGGCACCATCGGTGGCCGCAACCACCAGAATTGCACCGTCCATCTGCGCCGCCCCGGTAATCATGTTTTTCACATAGTCAGCGTGGCCTGGGCAGTCCACATGAGCATAGTGGCGGTTTTCAGTTTCGTATTCCACGTGGGCCGTGTTGATCGTGATCCCACGGGCTTTTTCCTCAGGAGCTGCATCAATTTCATCATATTTTTTGGCTGAGGCTTGGCCCAGCGCGGCCAAAGTCATGGTGATTGCCGCAGTCAGCGTGGTTTTACCGTGGTCAACGTGGCCAATCGTACCGATGTTGACGTGGGGTTTAGTCCGTTCAAATTTAGCGCGTGCCATTTAATTCCTCTTGTGTAACTAAGCGTTCCCTTTGTTTTTGGCGATGATGGCCTCAGCCACGTTGCGGGGGACTTCCTCGTAATGGCTAAATTCCATTGAGAAAATACCCCGTCCCTGAGTATTCGAGCGAATATCCGTGGCATAACCAAACATCCGCTCCAGAGGGACTTTAGCTGTAACCTTGGCCAGGCCACCTTCAGCGACTTGCCCCTCAATTTGACCCCGACGAGAAATCAAGTCCCCCATCACGGTTCCCAGGAAATCTTCTGGAACTTCAACTTCAACTTTCATCATCGGTTCCAGCAATACCGGATTAGATTTCATCACTGCGTCTTTAATCGCCATTGACCCAGCAATTTTGAAAGCCATTTCTGAAGAGTCGACATCGTGGTAAGAGCCATCCACCAGCGTAACCTTCAGGTCAATCACAGGATAACCCGCCAAAATCCCAGATTCGCAGGCTTCTTTCATGCCCTGTTCGGCCGGGCCAACATATTCTTTGGGAACTGTACCCCCGACAATTTTGGAGACAAATTCAAAGCCACTACCGGGTTCACCGGGGGTTAACTCAATGACAACATGACCATACTGGCCTTTACCGCCGCTTTGACGAATAAATTTACCTTCAGTACGGACAGGTTTGCGAACCGTTTCCCGGTAGGCGACTTGGGGCTGACCGATATTGGCTTCCACCTTAAACTCTCGGAGCATCCGATCCACCAGAATTTCCAGGTGAAGTTCACCCATCCCCGCAATCACGGTTTGGTTAGTTTCCGAATCTACGCTCACCCGGAAGGTCGGGTCTTCTTCAGCCAGGGATTGCAGAGCTTTGGAAAGCTTTTCCATATCCTGCTTGGTTTTGGGTTCTACCGCTACAGAAATTACTGGCTCAGGAATAAACAAGGACTCGAGAATGATGGGGGCATTATCTTCACAGAGGGTATCCCCCGTAAAGGTGTCTTTCAGACCCAAGGTTGCCCCCAAGTCCCCAGCCCGTAATTCATCCACTTCAATCCGGTCATCGGCTTTAAGGACAATCAAGCGGGAAATTCGTTCTTTTTTGCCTTTGGTCGCATTCAGGACATAACTGCCTTTTTTCAGCACCCCGGAATAGACCCGGACAAAGGTGAGTCGCCCAAAGGGATCCGCCATGATTTTGAAGGCTAGAGCAGCTAAAGGCTCGGTGTCATCGGCGTGACGTTCCACAATGGAGCCGTTAGGCAGTGTGCCTTGAATAGCAGGAACCTCAAGGGGGGAAGGGAGATAGTCAACCACCGCATCCAGAAGCAACTGCACCCCTTTATTTTTGAAAGCTGAGCCACAAATCAAGGGGACAATTGTGCCCGCAATGGTACCTTGACGCAGACCAGCTTTAATTTCGGCTTCGGTCAGTTCCTCGCCTTCGAGATATTTTTCCATCAAGACATCATCAGTCTCAGCTACGGCCTCAACCAATTTAGTGCGAAACTCTTCGGCTTTGTCGACCATGTCTGCCGGAATCTCGGTTTCAAGAATTTCTTTACCGAGATCGTCTTTGTAGATGTAGGCCTTTTGATGGACTAAATCCACAACCCCTTGGAACTGGTCTTCGGCCCCAATGGGCAGTTGAATCGGCACGGCATTGGCCCGGAGGCGATCTGTAATTTGGCCATAAACCTTATAAAAGTTGGCACCCGTTCGATCCATTTTGTTGACGAACACAATCCGGGGGACTTTATAGCGATCCGCTTGCCGCCAGACAGTTTCCGACTGTGGTTGCACCCCACCCACAGAGCAAAAGACGGCAATCACGCCATCTAAAACTCGCATCGAGCGTTCGACTTCGATGGTAAAGTCCACGTGGCCTGGGGTATCGATGATGTTGATTTGATAATTTTTCCAGGAGGTACTAATGGCGGCTGCAGTGATGGTGATTCCCCGTTCCCGTTCCTGGGCCATCCAGTCGGTGGTGGCATTACCATCATGGACTTCACCGATTTTATGCACCACTCCAGAGTAGAAGAGAATGCGTTCGGTTGTGGTGGTTTTACCCGCATCAATGTGAGCGGCGATGCCAATATTTCTGATGCGCTCTAGCGGGACAGTC is from Synechococcus sp. PCC 6312 and encodes:
- the fusA gene encoding elongation factor G, encoding MARTVPLERIRNIGIAAHIDAGKTTTTERILFYSGVVHKIGEVHDGNATTDWMAQERERGITITAAAISTSWKNYQINIIDTPGHVDFTIEVERSMRVLDGVIAVFCSVGGVQPQSETVWRQADRYKVPRIVFVNKMDRTGANFYKVYGQITDRLRANAVPIQLPIGAEDQFQGVVDLVHQKAYIYKDDLGKEILETEIPADMVDKAEEFRTKLVEAVAETDDVLMEKYLEGEELTEAEIKAGLRQGTIAGTIVPLICGSAFKNKGVQLLLDAVVDYLPSPLEVPAIQGTLPNGSIVERHADDTEPLAALAFKIMADPFGRLTFVRVYSGVLKKGSYVLNATKGKKERISRLIVLKADDRIEVDELRAGDLGATLGLKDTFTGDTLCEDNAPIILESLFIPEPVISVAVEPKTKQDMEKLSKALQSLAEEDPTFRVSVDSETNQTVIAGMGELHLEILVDRMLREFKVEANIGQPQVAYRETVRKPVRTEGKFIRQSGGKGQYGHVVIELTPGEPGSGFEFVSKIVGGTVPKEYVGPAEQGMKEACESGILAGYPVIDLKVTLVDGSYHDVDSSEMAFKIAGSMAIKDAVMKSNPVLLEPMMKVEVEVPEDFLGTVMGDLISRRGQIEGQVAEGGLAKVTAKVPLERMFGYATDIRSNTQGRGIFSMEFSHYEEVPRNVAEAIIAKNKGNA
- the rpsJ gene encoding 30S ribosomal protein S10 codes for the protein MATLQQQKIRIRLKAFDHRLLDTSCDRIVDTAKRTGASAVGPIPLPTRRKIYCVLRSPHVDKDSREHFETRTHRRIIDIYQPSPKTIDALMKLDLPSGVDIEVKL
- the tuf gene encoding elongation factor Tu encodes the protein MARAKFERTKPHVNIGTIGHVDHGKTTLTAAITMTLAALGQASAKKYDEIDAAPEEKARGITINTAHVEYETENRHYAHVDCPGHADYVKNMITGAAQMDGAILVVAATDGAMPQTKEHILLARQVGVPSIVVFLNKVDQVDDEELLELVELELRELLTEYDFPGDDLPIIKGSGLKALEAMTASPKTARGENEFVDKIYELMDAVDSFIPTPTRDIDKPFLMAVEDVFSITGRGTVATGRIERGKVKVNDTVELVGIRDTRSTTVTGIEMFKKSLDEGMAGDNAGLLLRGLKKEDIQRGMVIAKPGSITPHTEFEGEVYVLTEKEGGRKTPFFAGYRPQFYVRTTDVTGTITSFTSDEGENVEMVMPGDRIKVNVELINPIAIEQGMRFAIREGGRTIGAGVVSKIVK